Proteins found in one Gemmatimonadetes bacterium SCN 70-22 genomic segment:
- a CDS encoding 1,2-phenylacetyl-CoA epoxidase subunit B, translating to MTSVSADAPARATDSQWPLWEVFTQERAGDPHQHAGSVHAADAEQALQNARDVYSRRNEAVSIWVVPSITIVASTPEDMGPFFDPANDKAYRHPQFYKTPRGVRVF from the coding sequence ATGACCAGTGTTTCCGCCGACGCCCCGGCGCGCGCCACCGACAGCCAGTGGCCGCTGTGGGAAGTCTTCACCCAGGAACGGGCGGGCGACCCGCACCAGCACGCCGGGAGCGTCCACGCCGCCGACGCCGAGCAGGCGCTGCAGAATGCGCGCGACGTCTATTCCCGGCGCAACGAGGCGGTCTCGATCTGGGTCGTTCCCAGCATCACGATCGTCGCTTCCACGCCCGAGGACATGGGGCCGTTCTTCGACCCGGCCAACGACAAGGCGTATCGCCACCCGCAGTTCTACAAGACCCCGCGCGGGGTACGCGTCTTCTGA
- a CDS encoding 1,2-phenylacetyl-CoA epoxidase subunit A: protein MTQTTAPTGEDAARLAAFEARIARGEVIEPKDWMPLRYRQQLIRMMSQHAHSETVGMLPEGNWITRAPSLRRKMTLIAKVQDEAGHGLYIYCGTETLGVDRSELLEQLHNGTAKYSSIFNYPTLSWADIGIIGWLVDGAAIVNQTTLAKTSYGPYARAMVRICKEENFHKRQGYEIVATLAAGTPEQKAMVQDALNRWWWPTLMMFGPSDKDSPNTAELLKWGVKRKTNDELRQRFVNLTVPQAQAVGLTFPDPVLRYDEATGNWVHGEIDWAEFWAVVKGDGPCNRERVAARRAAHEAGAWVREAAEAHAAKQRAARPAVAA, encoded by the coding sequence ATGACGCAGACCACCGCCCCCACGGGAGAGGACGCCGCCCGCCTGGCCGCCTTCGAGGCCCGCATCGCCCGCGGCGAGGTCATCGAGCCCAAGGACTGGATGCCGCTGCGCTACCGGCAGCAGCTCATCCGGATGATGTCGCAGCACGCGCACTCGGAGACGGTGGGGATGCTCCCGGAGGGGAACTGGATCACGCGCGCCCCGTCGCTGCGGCGCAAGATGACGCTCATCGCCAAGGTGCAGGACGAGGCGGGGCATGGCCTGTACATCTACTGCGGGACGGAGACGCTGGGCGTCGACCGGAGCGAGCTGCTGGAGCAGCTGCACAACGGGACGGCCAAGTACTCGTCGATCTTCAACTATCCCACGCTGTCGTGGGCCGACATCGGGATCATCGGCTGGCTGGTGGACGGGGCGGCGATCGTGAACCAGACGACGCTGGCCAAGACCTCGTACGGCCCGTATGCGCGGGCGATGGTCCGGATCTGCAAGGAGGAGAACTTCCACAAGCGGCAGGGCTATGAGATCGTCGCCACGCTCGCCGCGGGGACGCCGGAGCAGAAGGCGATGGTGCAGGACGCGCTCAACCGCTGGTGGTGGCCCACCCTGATGATGTTCGGGCCGAGCGACAAGGACTCGCCCAACACGGCCGAGCTGCTCAAGTGGGGGGTGAAGCGGAAGACCAACGACGAGCTGCGCCAGCGCTTCGTGAACCTGACGGTCCCGCAGGCGCAGGCGGTGGGGCTCACCTTCCCGGACCCGGTGCTGCGGTACGACGAGGCGACCGGGAACTGGGTGCACGGGGAGATCGACTGGGCGGAGTTCTGGGCGGTGGTGAAGGGCGACGGGCCGTGCAACCGGGAGCGCGTGGCCGCCCGCCGCGCGGCGCACGAGGCGGGGGCCTGGGTGCGCGAGGCGGCCGAGGCCCATGCCGCCAAGCAGCGCGCCGCGCGTCCCGCGGTCGCCGCCTAA